ATGGGAACAGCCTGCCACCCCCGGCCGAGCGCGTCAGCCACCGCCACCCTCTCCCGGTCCCAGCCGGGGCTCCAGCCCGGTCAGCCACGCCTCGTCCCTCCCGTCCGGAGGAGCCCGCTCGACCGCTAGATTGGGCGTCGTGAGCGAGCAGCGAGAGTCCATCCCCGTCGGCGTCCTCGGGGCCAGGGGGAAGGTCGGCCGAGAGGTGTGCCGAGCGGTGACCGAGGCTCCGGACACCACCCTGGTGGCCGAGGTCGACGCCGGGGACCCGCTCCAGGGCCTGGTGGACGGCGGGGCCCGCGCGGTCGTCGACTTCACCCACCCCGACGTGGTGATGGAGAACCTGAGGTTCTGCATCGACCACGGGATCGACGCGGTCGTCGGCACCACCGGCTTCGACCAGGAGCGGCTCGACACGCTGCGCGACTGGCTGGGGGAGAGCCCGCGCTCAGGCGTGCTGGTGGCCCCCAACTTCTCCATCGGGGCCATCTTGATGATGCGGTTCGCCGCGCTGGCCGCGCCGTTCTTCGACTCGGTGGAGATCGTCGAGCTGCACCACCCGGACAAGGCGGACGCACCCTCGGGCACCGCACGTCGTACCGCTGAGCTGGTCGCCGCGGCCCGCGAGGCCGCTGGGTCGGCGCCGATGCCGGACGCCACCAGCCAGTCTCTCGAGGGCGCCCGGGGCGCGGTGGTGGCCGGGGTCCCGGTGCACGCGCTGAGGATCCGGGGCATGGTCGCCCACCAGGAGGTGGTCCTGGGTGAGCTGGGCGAGACCCTGACGATCCGCCACGACTCGATGGACCGCGCCTCCTTCACCCCGGGCGTGCTCGCCGGGCTGCGCGCGATCGGCGGCCGGCCTGGGCTCACCGTGGGGCTGGAGCACTTCCTCGACCTGCCTCGCTGAGGCCGGACGACGGGCTCAGGCGAGCCGGACCAGGGCGGCGACCACGGCCGCCCCGAAGACGACCACCAGGAAGGGCGCCCGCAGGAGCAGGGCCACCACCGCGAAGCCCAGACCCGCCACCCGGGCGTCCACCGTCAGCTCGCCGTCCTGGGCGAACACCTGCACCGCGACCAGGGCCGCCAGCAGGGCGACCGGGATCAGGTCGGCGGTGCGGGCGACCACCGGGTGCTCCAGCACGGCCGGCGGGAAGGAGAGGCCTCCGAGCTTAAGCAGGTAGCAGGCCAGGCAGCCGGCCATCAGCGCGGCCCACGTCATGACCGCTCCTCGTCCGGGATGGCCGGGGAGTCGCCCGGCGACGACGTGAGGGCGCCGACCAGGAGCGCCACGCCCGCGGCCGCCAGCACCGGGACGCCGGCCGGCGTCAGCGGGACCATGCCCAGGGCGACCGCGGCGGCCAGCACTGCCACCACGCGGTTGCGGGTGTTGTCGAGCCGGGGCCACAGCAGCGCCAGGAAGGC
The window above is part of the Nocardioides campestrisoli genome. Proteins encoded here:
- the dapB gene encoding 4-hydroxy-tetrahydrodipicolinate reductase, producing MSEQRESIPVGVLGARGKVGREVCRAVTEAPDTTLVAEVDAGDPLQGLVDGGARAVVDFTHPDVVMENLRFCIDHGIDAVVGTTGFDQERLDTLRDWLGESPRSGVLVAPNFSIGAILMMRFAALAAPFFDSVEIVELHHPDKADAPSGTARRTAELVAAAREAAGSAPMPDATSQSLEGARGAVVAGVPVHALRIRGMVAHQEVVLGELGETLTIRHDSMDRASFTPGVLAGLRAIGGRPGLTVGLEHFLDLPR
- a CDS encoding AzlD domain-containing protein, with translation MTWAALMAGCLACYLLKLGGLSFPPAVLEHPVVARTADLIPVALLAALVAVQVFAQDGELTVDARVAGLGFAVVALLLRAPFLVVVFGAAVVAALVRLA